The Petrocella atlantisensis genome has a window encoding:
- a CDS encoding PHP domain-containing protein has protein sequence MKIIDLHSHTNASDGTYSPKQLVDYAHVKGLSALAITDHDTTEALAEAKSYALKYPNLEIISGIEFSTHSDLCTSDIHILAYYIQESDLLFQDQLKQLTASRSLRNEKMIQKMQEGGLNITMEDVLSTSEDGIITRAHFAKAMENLGIVKNMRKAFDKYIGNDGRYYIEREKVTQEMAIQMIIKNGGVPVLAHPVLYKLNLKTLDYLLGELVNYGLQGIEGIYTTYKTHETQYIKAMAENHGLIVTGGSDFHGAHKPGIDLGTGYGDLQIPYSIRDELYQAHLMNKKRRLSTS, from the coding sequence CTGACGGCACCTATAGCCCAAAGCAACTGGTAGATTATGCTCATGTGAAAGGTTTAAGTGCCCTTGCCATAACAGACCATGATACAACTGAGGCTTTAGCAGAAGCCAAGTCATATGCACTTAAGTACCCTAATCTTGAGATTATTTCCGGTATAGAGTTTTCCACACACTCTGATCTGTGTACTTCAGATATACACATATTGGCCTATTATATTCAAGAAAGCGATCTATTGTTTCAGGACCAATTAAAACAACTGACTGCTTCCAGATCCCTTAGAAATGAAAAAATGATTCAAAAAATGCAAGAAGGGGGTTTGAACATCACCATGGAAGATGTTCTTTCAACTTCTGAAGATGGCATCATCACAAGAGCTCATTTTGCAAAAGCAATGGAAAATCTTGGTATAGTCAAAAATATGCGTAAGGCTTTTGATAAATATATAGGTAATGATGGACGCTACTATATTGAGCGGGAAAAAGTAACACAAGAGATGGCCATCCAAATGATCATAAAAAATGGTGGCGTCCCTGTTTTGGCTCATCCAGTACTCTATAAGCTGAACTTAAAAACCTTAGACTACCTACTTGGCGAACTGGTAAACTATGGTTTACAAGGTATTGAAGGCATCTATACAACTTATAAAACCCATGAAACCCAATATATTAAAGCTATGGCAGAAAATCATGGACTTATTGTCACAGGTGGTTCTGATTTTCACGGTGCTCATAAGCCAGGTATAGATCTTGGCACCGGTTATGGTGACTTGCAGATACCTTATTCCATAAGAGATGAACTCTACCAAGCACATTTGATGAACAAAAAAAGAAGGCTATCTACGAGTTGA